One Vibrio pomeroyi genomic region harbors:
- a CDS encoding sensor histidine kinase: MTVRKLMTVVSLCWLSLTAGVCVAAQSEQAIVASSTSTSTSTNQNTDEPDQIIEVGVLSTRGKLSAQQRWQPTMDWLSERIPGKHFVLKPFNLEEMAEAVKDVAVDFVVTNPGQAVRLGRQYALSWMATMTSHNYDDQGVSSTRSIGSALVVRRMSPYISFEQLSGKPIAAVSENAFGGYLTMRYQVMQEGLNPNHFFSNTQFLGFPIDASLYQLREGHIEAAVVPACLVENMISEGLLVAGQYRIIGNQAPEGFRCQVSTPLYSNWSFAKTERASSALAKQMSQVLFSMPKSSAPAIAANASGWTSPTSLLSIDKLYQQLDMHPLQQPWWKEALIWLKFNQQWAWAFFILVVLLNAYHFWLEYKFSRSKKQLEATLHKLKSKSEQLEHSQRIAVVGELGSSLAHEINQPLAAIRNYSEGGLLRISKNKPLTDIEPVFEKIQSQVDRADAIIQRLRNMIKKRSSEKSQTDIEQLLTDTIELLQFRLQKHKITIERHAVGKPIELYVDSVGLQQVIVNLINNATDACNAQQHRQQSATSDIDNKNSEPATIKVITEYQPDKMMLSVIDNGTGLDFTEQQVTQAFVSSKENGLGLGLAICQDVIEDHSGQMTIKSLTPHGCHVAVTLPFSLSNDS, from the coding sequence GTGACCGTTCGAAAACTAATGACCGTTGTCAGCCTTTGTTGGTTGAGTCTAACTGCAGGTGTGTGTGTCGCTGCTCAATCTGAACAAGCGATAGTAGCTTCAAGCACAAGCACAAGCACAAGCACAAACCAAAACACAGATGAACCCGACCAAATTATCGAGGTTGGTGTGTTGTCGACTCGAGGTAAGCTTTCGGCGCAACAACGTTGGCAGCCAACAATGGATTGGTTGTCTGAACGCATTCCGGGTAAGCACTTTGTTCTCAAGCCTTTTAATTTGGAAGAGATGGCGGAAGCAGTAAAAGATGTCGCGGTCGATTTTGTTGTCACCAATCCCGGCCAAGCAGTTCGTTTAGGACGTCAATACGCGCTCTCTTGGATGGCGACCATGACCAGTCACAATTACGACGATCAAGGTGTTAGCAGCACGCGCAGTATCGGTTCTGCATTAGTGGTCAGAAGAATGTCACCGTATATCTCGTTTGAACAACTGAGTGGAAAGCCAATTGCAGCTGTCTCTGAAAATGCGTTTGGCGGCTACCTGACTATGCGCTACCAAGTCATGCAAGAAGGGCTCAATCCTAATCACTTTTTCTCTAATACTCAGTTCTTGGGTTTCCCGATTGACGCCAGTTTGTACCAATTGCGAGAAGGACACATTGAGGCGGCAGTCGTCCCCGCTTGTTTGGTTGAAAATATGATTAGCGAAGGTTTGCTGGTGGCTGGGCAATATCGAATCATCGGTAATCAAGCGCCTGAAGGCTTCCGGTGCCAAGTGTCTACACCTCTGTATTCCAACTGGTCGTTTGCCAAAACAGAACGAGCCTCTTCGGCACTGGCTAAACAAATGAGTCAGGTGTTGTTTTCAATGCCAAAGAGCAGTGCACCAGCCATTGCAGCGAACGCCTCGGGTTGGACATCACCAACCAGCCTGCTTTCCATCGACAAGCTGTATCAGCAGCTCGACATGCACCCACTGCAACAGCCATGGTGGAAGGAAGCGTTAATCTGGCTTAAGTTCAACCAACAATGGGCATGGGCATTCTTCATTCTGGTGGTGTTACTGAATGCTTACCACTTCTGGTTAGAGTACAAATTCAGCCGCAGTAAAAAGCAGTTGGAAGCCACGTTACACAAGCTAAAAAGTAAGAGCGAGCAGCTAGAACACTCTCAACGAATCGCGGTGGTTGGTGAGTTAGGAAGCAGTTTAGCGCATGAGATCAATCAGCCCTTGGCAGCGATTCGTAACTACAGCGAAGGCGGTTTATTACGGATTTCGAAGAACAAACCATTGACCGATATTGAACCTGTTTTTGAGAAGATTCAGTCGCAAGTGGATAGGGCAGACGCGATCATTCAACGCTTAAGAAACATGATAAAGAAACGCTCATCTGAGAAGTCGCAGACTGACATCGAACAGTTACTTACCGACACCATTGAGTTACTGCAATTCCGATTACAGAAACACAAGATAACCATTGAGCGCCACGCCGTAGGTAAGCCTATTGAGCTGTATGTTGATTCGGTGGGGCTACAACAAGTGATTGTAAACCTGATAAACAATGCGACCGACGCATGTAATGCACAACAGCACCGCCAACAAAGCGCTACGTCTGATATTGATAATAAAAACAGTGAACCCGCGACAATTAAAGTGATTACCGAGTATCAACCGGATAAAATGATGTTGTCGGTAATCGATAACGGTACGGGCTTAGATTTTACTGAGCAGCAGGTCACTCAAGCCTTTGTGAGTAGCAAAGAAAACGGTTTGGGGTTAGGGCTTGCAATCTGCCAAGACGTGATTGAAGACCACAGCGGTCAAATGACCATTAAGTCACTGACTCCTCATGGTTGTCACGTTGCAGTGACGTTACCTTTTTCTCTTTCAAATGATTCATAA